One window from the genome of Anopheles merus strain MAF chromosome 3R, AmerM5.1, whole genome shotgun sequence encodes:
- the LOC121596764 gene encoding dnaJ protein homolog 1-like → MGKDYYKTLGIPRGSTDEDIKKAYRKLALKYHPDKNKSPGAEEKFKEVAEAYEVLSDKKKREMYDKFGEDGLKGRASNGTSNSSQNFTYEFHGDPRATFAQFFGSNNPFGSFFDMHNDSLFNSSIFNDDDFFTPFSGLGNRHGLGGAFRSHSFNVHSPLKKEKVQDPPIEHDLYVTLEEIYHGCVKKMKISRRVLQPDGTSKKEDKCVSISIKPGWKSGTKVTFQKEGDQTKGKIPADIVFIIRDKPHVWFRREGSDLRYTARLTLKQALCGVIFEVPTMTGEKLRISTKQEIIKPNTVKRIQGYGLPFPKEPSRKGDLLVAFDIKFPDKLSTSEKEMLNDMLPNS, encoded by the exons ATGGGGAAAGATTATTACAAAACTCTCGGTATTCCAAGAGGGTCGACGGATGAAGACATCAAAAAAGCTTACCGAAAATTAGCACTAAAATATCACCcagacaaaaacaaatcaccTGGGGCAGAGGAGAAGTTTAAAGAAGTTGCTGAAGCATACGAAGTGTTGTCCGATAAGAAGAAACGTGAAATGTATGATAAATTTGGTGAAGATGGATTAAAAGGAC GAGCTTCCAATGGCACATCAAACTCTTCACAAAACTTTACTTATGAATTCCATGGAGATCCTAGAGCAACGTTTGCACAGTTTTTTGGATCGAACAACCCGTTTGGATCATTTTTCGATATGCACAACGATAGCTTATTCAATAGCAGTATTTTCAATGATGACGATTTCTTCACACCATTCAGTGGTTTGGGAAACCGGCACGGTCTAGGAGGTGCTTTTAG GTCACACTCCTTCAACGTTCACTCACCTCTCAAAAAGGAGAAAGTACAGGATCCACCAATCGAGCACGATCTGTACGTTACGTTAGAAGAGATTTATCATGGCTGTgtgaagaagatgaaaattTCACGTCGCGTCCTTCAACCGGACGGTACTTCGAAAAAGGAGGACAAATGCGTGAGCATATCCATTAAGCCTGGGTGGAAGTCAGGTACAAAGGTCACCTTTCAGAAGGAGGGCGATCAAACGAAAGGCAAAATACCTGCTGACATTGTTTTCATCATACGCGACAAACCTCACGTCTGGTTCCGGCGCGAAGGAAGTGATCTGCGGTACACCGCTCGCTTGACACTGAAACAG gCTCTCTGTGGAGTAATATTTGAAGTGCCCACTATGACAGGAGAAAAGCTACGAATTAGTACAAAGCAAGAAATCATCAAACCTAACACGGTTAAGCGTATACAAGGTTATGGACTACCATTTCCGAAGGAACCATCGCGGAAGGGGGATCTGCTCGTAGCATTCGATATTAAATTTCCTGATAAGCTCAGTACTTCGGAAAAAGAAATGCTTAACGATATGCTTCCCAACTCGTAG
- the LOC121597473 gene encoding brachyurin-like: MKLFIVVVLACLAAVQAREISYQSIVPFREATRSSRIVNGFPASLGQFPYQVFLVGDGRLACGGSLISAEWVLTAAHCQVGISQFTVRAGSIQNNSGGTVRTSNLIIIHPNYNPSNLNNDIGLIRLNEPMPLGGNIQVVALPEANLSETFLNREATVSGFGRTSDASGAISPNLNFVHLNIISNIQCMGTYGSATIIDSTVCAVGRDAPNQGTCNGDSGGPLTVNENGQSVQIGVVSFVAAAGCELGFPSGYVRTTHFRNWIREQSGI, translated from the exons ATGAAACTgttcatcgtcgtcgttttgGCGTGCTTGGCCGCGGTCCAG GCTCGCGAGATCAGCTACCAATCGATCGTTCCATTTCGTGAAGCTACTCGTAGTTCGCGTATCGTGAACGGTTTCCCAGCGTCGCTCGGTCAGTTCCCGTACCAAGTATTTCTAGTCGGCGATGGCCGTCTGGCATGCGGCGGATCCCTCATCTCGGCTGAATGGGTCCTAACAGCTGCTCATTGTCAAGTGGGAATCTCCCAGTTCACAGTCCGCGCTGGATCGATCCAAAATAACTCAGGAGGTACCGTGCGTACCTCCAATTTGATCATCATCCATCCAAACTACAACCCTAGCAATCTAAACAACGACATTGGTCTGATCCGCTTGAACGAACCCATGCCACTAGGCGGCAACATTCAGGTCGTTGCTCTTCCCGAAGCAAATCTATCAGAGACATTCCTTAACCGTGAAGCTACCGTTTCCGGATTCGGACGTACCAGTGACGCAAGTGGCGCCATCTCCCCTAACCTCAACTTTGTTCACTTGAACATTATCTCGAACATCCAGTGCATGGGAACGTATGGTTCGGCAACCATCATCGACTCCACTGTCTGTGCGGTCGGTCGCGACGCTCCAAACCAGGGCACATGTAACGGAGACTCTGGTGGCCCATTGACTGTCAATGAAAACGGCCAATCCGTCCAGATTGGTGTGGTGTCCTTCGTTGCTGCCGCTGGGTGTGAACTTGGTTTTCCTTCCGGTTATGTACGCACCACCCATTTCCGTAACTGGATTCGGGAGCAATCTGGCATCTAA
- the LOC121597261 gene encoding uncharacterized protein LOC121597261: protein MDDDGILRVRGRIDACRYASHDMKRPIILPKKSWLTDLIVTEYHWKYKHQNHQTVMNEVQQKFDIPGLRSACHRVRNNCFRCSLRKAYPKPPVMNELPLARVSPYARPFSYTGIDYFGPFLVAVGRRQEKRWGVLFTCLTIRAIHIEVAHSLNTSACIIAIRNFIARRGTPIEIRTDRGTNFVGADRELKDAAKQINTEELIDEMYLPDTTWIFNPPGAPHFGGAWERLIQSVKRTLSGMQFTKTPTDTVFANWLIEVENIINSRPLTHVSVDSEEEAVLTPNHFLLGSSSGIKPLTSLDDSSAALRNNWKMSQLYADQFWKKWLASYLPTLTRRSKWFETQPPLQLGDLVLIVDDALPRGCWPKGRIVQLVPSKDGTTRRVHVQLANKKIIERPVVKIAVINVEPHERV, encoded by the coding sequence ATGGACGACGACGGTATCTTACGAGTACGAGGAAGAATCGATGCTTGTCGTTACGCAAGCCATGACATGAAGAGGCCAATTATTCTTCCCAAAAAATCCTGGCTCACCGATCTGATTGTAACGGAGTACCACTGGAAATATAAAcatcaaaatcatcaaaccGTAATGAATGAAGTGCAGCAAAAGTTCGATATTCCTGGCCTACGAAGCGCGTGCCACAGAGTGCGAAACAATTGCTTTAGATGTAGCCTTCGTAAAGCTTACCCTAAACCTCCAGTGATGAATGAGTTGCCGTTAGCTCGAGTGTCGCCGTACGCCAGACCGTTCTCCTACACAGGGATAGATTACTTCGGACCTTTTTTGGTCGCTGTTGGACGGAGACAGGAAAAGCGCTGGGGTGTGCTGTTCACGTGTCTAACAATACGGGCCATACACATAGAGGTGGCTCACAGCTTGAACACCAGCGCTTGCATCATCGCTATTCGCAATTTTATCGCACGTAGAGGGACTCCGATTGAAATCAGAACTGATCGTGGGACTAATTTCGTTGGCGCTGATCGTGAGTTGAAAGATGCGGCGAAGCAGATAAACACCGAGGAGCTGATAGATGAAATGTACCTCCCCGATACGACGTGGATATTCAACCCCCCCGGAGCACCACATTTCGGTGGTGCATGGGAGAGATTAATCCAATCAGTTAAACGCACCCTCTCCGGCATGCAATTTACCAAAACACCGACAGATACCGTTTTCGCCAATTGGTTAATTGAAGTAGAAAACATTATCAACTCTCGCCCACTAACACATGTATCGGTTGATAGTGAGGAAGAAGCCGTGTTAACGCCAAACCATTTTCTCTTGGGTTCATCTTCTGGAATAAAACCATTAACATCTCTTGATGATTCTTCCGCAGCCCTCAGGAACAACTGGAAGATGTCACAACTGTACGCagatcaattttggaaaaaatggttAGCTTCTTATCTGCCTACGCTCACCCGTCGCAGCAAATGGTTTGAGACCCAGCCGCCATTGCAATTAGGAGACCTCGTGCTGATTGTCGATGACGCCCTACCAAGAGGATGCTGGCCTAAGGGAAGAATCGTACAGCTCGTACCTTCGAAGGACGGAACAACTCGGCGTGTGCACGTACAGCTTGCGAACAAAAAGATTATAGAGAGACCGGTAGTAAAAATCGCTGTAATAAACGTAGAACCGCACGAAAGAGTTTAA